A single Papilio machaon chromosome 12, ilPapMach1.1, whole genome shotgun sequence DNA region contains:
- the LOC106713840 gene encoding protein N-terminal asparagine amidohydrolase, with translation MVVVLNGVLADECPTSVRALLAAHPGYRDAAAQLLAAAPRVVGPQGLLYVAQRELAAAVPHDKNVSIIGSDDATSCIIVVVRHSGSGAVALAHLDGSGTGEAAAALVARALHLAAGYPEGRLELQLVGGFTDPHRYSDELFANIMLSFHRLSEEIDLTMACCCELNTALGGGAGSPLVTGVGVDVRAGDLFPATFPDKGPEMPLRAARTITGGPNSAQVLDIYDNGVGMLRIGPFNYDPLRGVDLWLEQTDDFILKHLSTTPNAEPPHFVHHIRVTLKFIQTHPFPAVTVFPDNRPHFYRRDEQTGLWAPMRF, from the exons ATGGTGGTGGTGCTGAACGGTGTTTTGGCGGACGAGTGTCCTACGTCAGTGCGCGCGTTGCTGGCCGCGCACCCCGGTTACAGGGACGCGGCCGCGCAGCTGCTTGCTGCCGCGCCCAGGGTGGTCGGCCCGCAGGGGCTGCTGTATGTCGCCCAAAGGGAACTCGCTGCAGCTGTGCCACACGACA AAAACGTCAGTATCATAGGCTCTGACGACGCCACATCATGTATTATAGTAGTCGTGAGACATTCAG GGTCTGGCGCGGTGGCGCTGGCGCACCTGGACGGGTCTGGAACGGGcgaggcggcggcggcgctggTGGCGCGCGCTCTTCACCTCGCCGCCGGCTACCCAGAAGGCCGGCTCGAGCTGCAGCTCGTCGGAGGATTCACCGATCCACATAGATATTCCGATGAACTCTTTGCCAATATCATGT TATCATTCCACCGTTTGTCCGAGGAGATCGACCTGACGATGGCGTGTTGTTGCGAACTGAATACCGCGCTCGGCGGGGGCGCGGGCTCGCCCCTGGTGACGGGCGTCGGCGTTGACGTGCGCGCCGGAGACCTGTTCCCTGCGACATTCCCCGACAAGGGCCCTGAGATGCCGCTACGAGCTGCTAGGACTATCACTGGAGGACCTAACTCCGCACAA GTATTGGACATCTACGACAATGGGGTGGGCATGTTGCGCATCGGGCCCTTCAACTACGACCCCCTGCGCGGTGTCGATCTCTGGCTGGAGCAGACAGACGACTTCATACTGAAGCACCTCAGCACCACACCCAACGCCGAGCCGCCGCATTTCGTTCACCAT ATTCGTGTGACGCTGAAGTTCATCCAGACACACCCGTTCCCCGCGGTGACAGTGTTCCCGGACAATCGGCCGCACTTCTACCGCCGCGACGAACAGACCGGACTCTGGGCGCCCATGCGCTTCTAA
- the LOC123721485 gene encoding brain protein I3, with translation MEKPNVTVSDQPPPYSATVPPGPAPQPAAQPAGMQGGAYPPPPPGYTPYATAPPPTAFVPSYGATNIVITPPIITVGACPACRVGILEDDFTCLGILCAILFFPLGILCCLAMKNRRCSNCGALFG, from the exons ATGGAGAAGCCAAATGTAACTGTTTCGGACCAACCTCCACCGTATTCCGCAACTGTGCCACCTG GTCCAGCTCCTCAACCAGCAGCCCAGCCGGCTGGGATGCAAGGGGGTGCATATCCACCACCACCCCCTGGTTACACCCCATATGCTACAGCGCCACCACCCACTGCCTTTGTGCCAAGCTACGGAGCTACCAACATTGTAATAACTCCACCTATAATCACTGTTGGCGCTTGTCCAGCGTGCCGTGTTGGTATTCTAGAAGATGACTTCACATGCCTTGGTATCCTCTGTGCTATCCTTTTCTTCCCGCTTGGAATATTATGCTGCTTagcaatgaaaaatagaagatGTTCAAACTGCGGAGCTTTATTTGGGTAA